The Osmerus eperlanus chromosome 1, fOsmEpe2.1, whole genome shotgun sequence genome includes the window GCCCTCAAAGTTAGGCTCTGAGCAGGGTGGCAAGGCTGCCTGCTGGCTGAGGAGTTTGTCCATAATGCCCATCTCTGCGTCCCTCTTCTGCACCTCCTCCAGTGGGGTCCAGGACATGTCGTACTGAAGCTTGTACGCAGCGATAAACTTGTGAGGGCAACTGGAGCcccattcctaaagatgagttGATAGTTGGTTAAATATTGATCACTCAAATCTTTGAACACATCCATGTTCTCATGGTTGTGCTAGCTACCAGTCAGCTCTGACGAGAACTGGCTCTGTTTTCACCAGGTGGACATAGTTATCTCAACTCAGGGTCACATGCAGACTTTGGACATCCAATTCTTTTAACTCAAAACATATTGTGCAGTGCATGTGTCTGCCACGTTGTAGTGTCTCTCTTCTCACTACAGAGAGCTTATGTACTAAAGCGCATTACAAATGACAATAATGCATAAAAAAGTTCTTACATTCCTAGTTTATTTTTCTTTATGGTTTATACTACTTACCtgtggggagaggatggagaagtaTTTCTGTCCTGACGGGCGCTCGTAAAGGTAATACATGTTCCCTGGCTTTTTTACAACATTACATGCAGCGTGATGGAGCTCAGCATCCTTCTTAGCGTCTTCTAAAACCTACAAAGAGAGACAGTTCAGCCAGGACCTAGTACAGTAAATACACACCATGCCTCATAAATCTGTGATGTAAAATCATATTCTGCTCATTCACATTTACCTTATAGGAAACGTTTTAATTTGTCAGGCTTACCTTCCTCGCCTGTTCCTGCAGGTATCTAATCTGATCCGCAATGACAGTTAACCTGTTGCAAGCATTAGCTTTGACAAAATCGTCTCcctacaaaaaataaataaagagcatgttatgaccatgtttgtatgtgagtgtaACTTTCTACTAATTTATGGGCCTACCTTCTGTACTTGTGTTGCCAGGGCAACCAGATCCATGGGGTCCCCCACCCTGTGGGTCTGGTAAGAGCTGACCAAAGACAGACCATTTGGGTTTGCAGTGTTTTCCACTAACGTCACTgaaaacacacagagatactTTGTTACATGATATCTGGGTTCATTCGAAATAGAACTGCGCTGAATACGTGAGGTTCTAGCCTAATCAGTGTGTTTAAACTAGCCTGTCACCACATGTCCTATCCATTATTGTTTGGCAGAGCGGCTACTAAAAGTATATTGTGTGAATGAGGAAATATTAATCAACAGATGTGAAATTAATGTTGAGTCTACTGGCATAGTTCAGGCAATGGAGAGATTTCAAGTAGGCTTACCTTTGGTTGGTTTGTCGGGTTGGTTAGGTAGGGTTACTGTTTTATCCATTTTGCTTTGTTGTTAGGATTCTACAATGATGCATGCTACACTTTCACCTATGTCTTAACACATTTTGTAACCACTGCTTACCTAAGTGTGAAATCAGCCAGTCTTAAAAGGGGAGGTTCAGGGTCTTTCGTCTATTCCAGTCTGTTATTGTACGTCATAGTTTTGCCTGTGTGAAATTAGCACAAATAACATTCTGACATGACAAATATTGATTCTACAAATAAAAATgaatatataaaataatatatatgcatACGTATGTACCAAATCAGctatatatttctatataaTTCGTGCCAATAAAGCATTTATTCTACGGCTTTCTCATTGGCCACGTCAAACGACAGACGAGTTTCGCAACAGCCAGTCGCATAATTGTAGTCATATATTTAGCCTACAATTTGAGTTGGGAAGGGATTTATGTAATTTCAATTCACTATAAAATTATGAAGTTACGTAACATTCAAACGTTTCATCAATGTGACCAAACATCGGCGTATTATCCCATGTGCTATGGTGATTTGGACTAATACGGTGCATGCAAAGCCTAGACAAGGAACAGTTAATCGCTCTAGTCATTATCCTTCATtctatatattttcatttaaaGTGCTAATATTGTTTACCTGGTTGGTTTAGGCTGCGTCTAGTCATAGCCTTCTCTGAGC containing:
- the c1h1orf50 gene encoding uncharacterized protein C1orf50 homolog, producing MDKTVTLPNQPDKPTKVTLVENTANPNGLSLVSSYQTHRVGDPMDLVALATQVQKGDDFVKANACNRLTVIADQIRYLQEQARKVLEDAKKDAELHHAACNVVKKPGNMYYLYERPSGQKYFSILSPQEWGSSCPHKFIAAYKLQYDMSWTPLEEVQKRDAEMGIMDKLLSQQAALPPCSEPNFEGLTK